A single Drosophila ananassae strain 14024-0371.13 chromosome 3L, ASM1763931v2, whole genome shotgun sequence DNA region contains:
- the LOC6493914 gene encoding eukaryotic translation initiation factor 3 subunit F-2, translating into MLCNFNLQAKVVLQPLVLFQIIDSYERRPKDATQIIGTLLGRSNGKEITITNCFTVLHKEHPDSARIDLDLGYANDMLELNQLTYPQEKVLGWFSTGKSVSRSALLLHDYYSRECSDGQPLHLLVDATLKGQRLSTRLYCGVEMGVPGGTKGLMFSLVPLEMASDSAEMVALRLMQKQNLQPGAKQVGRILPELVQVVEATRELQLRLDLVLRYINDVLARKRRPDNVVGRALHDTLTSVPLVDTDNFKLMFNANVRDMLMAITLSTMIKTQLQISEKLFAMPDH; encoded by the exons atgttgtgCAACTTTAATCTGCAGGCCAAGGTCGTGTTGCAGCCGCTGGTTCTGTTCCAGATCATCGACTCGTACGAGCGACGCCCCAAGGATGCCACACAG ATCATCGGCACGCTGCTGGGCCGCTCTAATGGAAAGGAGATCACGATCACCAACTGCTTCACGGTGCTTCACAAGGAGCACCCGGATAGCGCCCGCATCGACCTGGACTTGGGCTACGCCAACGACATGCTGGAGCTCAACCAGCTTACCTATCCACAGGAGAAAGTGCTGGGATGGTTCTCCACCGGCAAGTCCGTGTCGCGATCGGCGCTTCTGCTCCATGACTACTACTCCAGGGAGTGCAGCGACGGGCAGCCACTGCACCTGCTGGTGGATGCCACCCTCAAGGGTCAGAGGCTGTCAACGCGCCTGTACTGCGGTGTGGAAATGGGGGTGCCTGGCGGCACAAAGGGCCTTATGTTCTCCTTAGTTCCACTCGAGATGGCCAGCGACAGCGCCGAGATGGTGGCCCTGCGCCTGATGCAGAAGCAAAACCTGCAGCCTGGCGCAAAGCAGGTGGGCCGCATCCTCCCCGAGCTGGTGCAGGTGGTAGAGGCCACGCGGGAGCTGCAACTGCGCCTGGACTTGGTGCTGCGCTACATAAACGATGTGCTGGCCCGAAAGCGGCGGCCGGACAATGTGGTGGGACGGGCGCTGCACGACACGCTTACTTCCGTGCCGTTGGTGGATACGGACAACTTCAAGCTCATGTTCAACGCCAACGTGCGCGACATGCTGATGGCCATCACTCTCTCCACGATGATCAAGACCCAGCTGCAGATTAGCGAGAAGCTCTTCGCCATGCCCGACCACTAG
- the LOC6496651 gene encoding patched domain-containing protein 3: MTCGISCVDRTLNKSFYHLGICIAKHPGYFIIIPVLLTLLCMTGYQQLKYQIDPEYLFSPIAGEGKTERAIVEQYFKVNYTHRFNVGRITRPGRFGRVIVVTKDGDENMIRREVFQELRQLDNLIQNASTTYDGDTYTYKDNCARWENECFENDILNLDALMDDIEAGQLNLTFPFMFNPVTWDAHLFPVFFGGTKLTEDNHVISVPAIQLVYFVTADTKRQDAKGAEWEETFLRVVGQAEDSGQFKHISVSYFASRTLDHELEKNTKTVVPYFSSTFLLMGLFSVITCMMGDAVRSKPFLGLMGNISAIMATLAAFGLAMYCGIEFIGINLAAPFLMIGIGIDDTFVMLAGWRRTKAKMPVPERMGHMMSEAAVSITITSVTDFISFLIGIISPFRSVRIFCTYSVFAVCFTFLWHITFFAACMAISGYRERQNLHSIFGCRVQPMSVAIKEKRNFLYKAIMAGGIDHNDPDNPIDNKDHMLMAFFKDKLAAVINNKWCKLIIILAFASYLVGACYGITQIKEGLERRKLSREDSYSVEFFDREDDYYREFPYRMQVIIAGPLNYSDPLVQEQVENLTSTLEHTSYVTSRRYTESWLRSFLSFLERNNELLNVTLDDEQSFIDAVKEHWLFPGNPFSLDVRFNEEETQIIASRFLIQAVNITDTNHEKEMVRDLRKICKDSPLNASIFHPYFVFFDQFELVRPVSLQAMVIGALIMMIISFIFIPNILCSLWVAFSVISIELGVAGYMALWDVNLDSISMINLIMCIGFSVDFTAHICYTYMSSKKRNPKARVREALHSLGLPIVQGSSSTILGIVALLLAQSYIFLVFFKMVFLVIFFGAMHGLFLLPVLLSLFGPGSWLTWTGRDDGSDTDVDDSLDERQLEKPFSQSYYMQYPTMGINGPYGSKGFLGAPYKAYGVDEKDLGLGTSGEDSSESSSSRSQRRQQQAAAAEEEVVARASPRRRYEDGWRRSSYQNIYGQGAAQFQAQPDLYGQQVSAAEWRHRLDAHEQQQRQRQRHSPYDGYPLDMEMEMQRARRNSHGDIIDLQGTPNSSVDERLRRQAEQFSAGSGDDSSYRQHKAMPAPATASGPSSKRYHRRRSSEDHHQRWPANIEERRARRTHSPATHRPETATPSFAYRSSSHHNLYQPNGKGAKQPPTYQYGDYYH; the protein is encoded by the exons ATGACTTGCGGCATATCATGTGTCGACCGGACACTGAACAAATCATTCTACCACCTGGGGATCTGCATAGCCAAGCACCCCGGGTACTTCATCATCATCCCGGTGCTGCTGACGCTGCTCTGCATGACGGG CTATCAGCAGCTGAAGTACCAAATCGATCCGGAGTACCTGTTTTCGCCGATCGCGGGAGAGGGCAAGACTGAGCGGGCCATCGTCGAGCAGTACTTCAAAGTGAATTATACGCACCGCTTTAATGTCGGACGCATTACGAGGCCGG GTCGCTTCGGGCGAGTGATTGTGGTCACCAAAGACGGCGACGAAAACATGATTCGGCGCGAGGTGTTCCAGGAGCTGCGCCAGCTGGACAACCTCATCCAGAACGCCTCCACCACCTACGACGGCGACACTTACACGTACAAGGACAACTGTGCTCGGTGGGAGAACGAATGCTTCGAGAACGACATCCTCAATCTGGATGCCCTAATGGACGAT ATAGAGGCTGGGCAGCTAAACCTTACATTCCCCTTCATGTTCAATCCGGTCACCTGGGATGCCCACCTGTTTCCCGTGTTCTTCGGCGGCACCAAGTTGACGGAGGACAACCATGTGATCAGTGTGCCTGCCATCCAGCTCGTCTACTTCGTGACCGCCGACACGAAGCGCCAGGATGCCAA GGGCGCCGAGTGGGAGGAAACGTTCCTGAGGGTTGTTGGGCAGGCGGAGGACTCCGGTCAGTTCAAACACATCTCGGTCTCTTACTTCGCCTCTCGAACGCTGGACCATGAACTGGAGAAGAACACCAAGACAGTCGTGCCCTACTTCAGCTCCACATTTCTGCTCATGGGACTATTCAG TGTTATAACCTGCATGATGGGTGATGCGGTGAGGTCGAAGCCGTTCCTGGGTCTCATGGGAAACATATCAGCCATTATGGCCACTCTGGCTGCCTTTGGCCTGGCCATGTACTGCGGCATTGAGTTCATTGGCATAAATCTGGCAGCTCCCTTCCTGATGATCG gcATTGGCATCGATGACACGTTCGTGATGTTGGCAGGATGGCGGCGCACCAAGGCCAAGATGCCGGTGCCGGAGAGAATGGGTCACATGATGTCCGAGGCGGCGGTCTCCATCACAATCACCTCGGTTACCGACTTTATATCGTTCCTGATCGGCATCATCAGCCCCTTCCGATCGGTGAGGATCTTCTGCACGTACTCGGTCTTCGCCGTCTGCTTCACGTTCCTGTGGCACATCACCTTCTTCGCCGCCTGCATGGCTATCTCCGGATACAGGGAGCGCCAGAATTTGCATTCCATTTTCGGGTGTCGGGTCCAGCCGATGTCGGTGGCCATCAAAG AGAAGCGCAACTTCCTCTACAAGGCGATCATGGCAGGAGGTATCGATCACAATGACCCCGACAATCCCATCGACAACAAGGACCACATGCTGATGGCTTTCTTCAAGGACAAGCTGGCCGCGGTGATCAACAACAAGTGGTGCAAGCTGATCATCATCCTGGCCTTTGCCAGTTACCTCGTCGGCGCCTGCTATGGAATTACCCAGATCAAGGAGGGCCTGGAGCGACGCAAGCTCTCTCGGGAAGACTCCTACTCGGTGGAGTTCTTCGACCGCGAGGATGACTACTACCGCGAGTTTCCCTACAGGATGCAG GTAATCATTGCCGGACCTCTCAACTACTCGGATCCTTTGGTGCAGGAGCAGGTGGAGAACTTGACCAGCACTTTAGAACATACTTCCTACGTGACCTCTCGGAGGTACACGGAGTCTTGGCTGCGCTCCTTCCTCTCCTTCCTTGAGCGGAACAACGAGCTGCTGAACGTGACCCTGGACGACGAGCAGTCCTTCATCGACGCCGTGAAGGAGCACTGGCTTTTCCCGGGCAACCCCTTCTCACTGGACGTGCGCTTCAACGAAGAGGAGACACAAATCATCGCATCACGTTTCCTCATCCAGGCCGTGAACATCACGGACACCAACCATGAGAAGGAGATGGTGCGGGATCTGCGGAAGATTTGCAAGGACTCGCCCCTGAACGCCTCAATATTCCATCCATACTTTGTGTTCTTCGATCAGTTCGAGCTTGTGCGGCCCGTCTCGCTGCAGGCCATGGTGATCGGAGCCCTGATTATGATGATCATTTCGTTCATCTTCATCCCGAACATCCTCTGCTCGTTGTGGGTGGCGTTCTCGGTCATATCCATCGAACTGGGCGTGGCTGGCTACATGGCCCTGTGGGACGTTAACTTGGACTCCATATCGATGATCAACCTGATAATGTGCATTGGCTTCTCCGTGGACTTCACCGCCCACATCTGTTATACGTACATGTCCTCGAAAAAGCGAAACCCCAAGGCTCGGGTCCGCGAGGCTCTGCactccttgggtctgccgatTGTCCAGGGATCGAGCTCCACGATCCTGGGTATAGTGGCCCTGCTGCTGGCCCAGAGCTATATCTTCCTGGTGTTCTTCAAGATGGTCTTCCTCGTAATCTTCTTCGGAGCCATGCACGGTCTCTTCCTGCTACCCGTGCTGCTCTCCCTCTTCGGACCTGGCTCGTGGCTCACCTGGACGGGCAGGGACGACGGCAGCGACACCGATGTGGACGACAGTCTGGATGAGAGACAGCTCGAGAAGCCCTTCTCGCAATCCTATTACATGCAGTATCCTACCATGGGCATCAACGGGCCCTACGGCTCCAAGGGCTTCCTGGGTGCCCCCTACAAGGCGTACGGCGTCGACGAGAAGGATCTTGGTCTAGGTACCTCCGGGGAGGACTCCTCAGAGAGCAGCTCTAGTCGCTCGCAACGGCGTCAGCAACAAGCCGCCGCCGCAGAGGAGGAGGTTGTGGCCCGGGCATCCCCGCGCCGTCGGTATGAGGATGGGTGGCGCCGCTCGTCCTACCAGAACATTTACGGCCAAGGCGCGGCCCAGTTCCAGGCGCAGCCCGATCTCTACGGTCAACAGGTGTCGGCAGCGGAGTGGCGCCATCGCCTGGACGCCCACGAGCAACAGCAGCGCCAGCGGCAACGACACAGCCCCTACGACGGTTACCCCTTAGacatggagatggagatgcaGCGAGCGCGCCGAAACTCCCATGGTGACATCATCGACCTTCAGGGCACTCCCAACTCCTCTGTGGACGAGCGCCTCCGGCGCCAAGCAGAGCAGTTTAGCGCCGGCAGTGGTGACGACAGCAGCTACCGCCAACATAAGGCCATGCCGGCGCCGGCTACAGCATCCGGCCCGTCCTCGAAGCGGTACCACCGGCGACGGTCCTCGGAGGATCACCACCAGCGCTGGCCGGCGAACATCGAGGAGCGAAGGGCGCGCCGCACCCACTCCCCCGCCACCCACCGCCCAGAGACTGCCACGCCCAGCTTCGCCTACCGCTCCTCGTCGCACCACAACCTCTACCAGCCCAACGGTAAAGGAGCAAAGCAGCCCCCCACTTACCAGTACGGAGACTACTACCATTGA
- the LOC6496652 gene encoding macrophage mannose receptor 1: MLRIFIVACTLPLWGRAFDDPCNLEEYYSVAGFSKVTWFEANFICNSVGSVLATVRNYDQHQYMLNKVFLHGKVFGKKNFWLGATNLVESTYFWTWLSTGLPMTYAEWGKDEPSSDKTKKDACLVLKGDKFWHSASCEEKHFFICENVCLLNDTSLDQSVFI, encoded by the exons ATGCTTCGAATATTTATAGTGGCCTGCACCCTGCCCCTGTGGGGAAGGGCATTCGATGACCCCTGTAATCTGGAGGAATACTACTCCGTGGCAGGGTTTTCCAAA GTGACATGGTTTGAAGCCAACTTCATCTGCAACAGCGTGGGCTCTGTTCTGGCCACGGTCAGAAATTATGATCAGCATCAGTACATGCTCAATAAAGTCTTTTTGCATG GTAAGGTCTTCGGCAAGAAAAACTTTTGGCTGGGTGCCACTAACCTGGTGGAGAGCACCTACTTCTGGACCTGGCTGAGCACTGGCCTGCCTATGACTTATGCGGAATGGGGAAAGGACGAACCCTCGTCagataaaactaaaaaagatGCCTGCCTCGTCCTGAAAGGCGACAAATTCTGGCACAGTGCGTCCTGTGAAGAGAAGCACTTCTTCATTTGCGAAAACGTCTGTCTTCTGAATGATACGTCGCTAGACCAAAGCGtctttatataa
- the LOC6493913 gene encoding C-type lectin BfL-2: MQSLFLVSFLLSLAWVLALPDSDSDLSSTTPSGNATSEEPEIPADFSPFAFRDGRFALSAFAKVNWFQAQATCAAYGYTLVSINSEQDQRALRNFLFTFGRNQQQLLYDPLWTSGTDLPNSNSWVWFSNGRALNYLNFQNGLPGYSSDNRNCLAIDGMTGKWINAECRDQRFFICQKRCLFDDDVN, from the coding sequence ATGCAATCTCTGTTCCTGGTCTCCTTCCTCCTGAGCTTGGCCTGGGTTCTGGCCCTCCCTGACTCGGATTCGGACTTGTCCTCGACCACGCCGTCTGGAAATGCAACCTCCGAGGAGCCGGAAATTCCCGCCGACTTTTCCCCTTTCGCCTTCCGCGATGGACGGTTTGCCTTGAGTGCTTTCGCCAAGGTGAACTGGTTCCAGGCCCAGGCCACCTGCGCCGCCTACGGGTACACCCTGGTCAGCATCAACTCGGAGCAAGACCAGCGCGCGCTCCGCAATTTCCTTTTCACCTTTGGCCGAaatcagcagcagctgctctACGACCCACTTTGGACCTCCGGAACCGACCTACCCAACTCCAACAGCTGGGTGTGGTTCAGCAATGGGCGCGCCCTGAACTACCTTAACTTCCAGAACGGACTCCCGGGATACTCCAGTGACAATCGGAATTGTTTGGCCATTGACGGCATGACCGGAAAGTGGATCAATGCGGAGTGCAGGGATCAGCGCTTCTTTATCTGCCAGAAGCGTTGCCTCTTCGACGACGACGTCAATTAA